The genomic interval CCGCGTACGGGGCGAGGTCCACGAGGGCGCGCCACGTGGGCGCGGCCGAGGCGCCCGGCTCCTGCCCGGTCTCGGCGGGGCCGAGCAGCCCGAGCTCGACCGCGCCGTCGAGACCGAGACGCGGCAGGGCCGGCTCGAGCTGCGCGGCCGTCGCCGTCCGGCCGAGCGTGAAGACGGAGAACAGGAGGCCGGCCGCCTCGTCGGTGTCCGCGAGCACGCGCAGGGCCGGCAGGGCGTGCTCGCGCCGGAGCGCCGCGGCGGCCCCCGCGCCCAGCAGCTGCTCGATGCGCGCGCTCGTGTAGTCGGCGGCCTCGAGATCGGCGCGCAGGGCCGCGACCGGTCCCGGCGTCGCCCGCGGCGCGGGCGACGAGGGGGAGCGGTCCTGCAGGGGGGCCTGCGCCGTGAGCGAAGCGGCGCTCGGGGCGGTGTCGGGCATGCCTACGATTGTGCCCCAGCGCTCTGCGCCCTTCCTCGGGTGACGGCCAGGGTGTGAGCAACGCGGTGCCGGGGCACCCGGGAAGGCGGCGGGGTGCGCACATCGAGGGCCGATCAGCTGCTCGCCGAGCTGTCCGAGCCCCTGACCCGGCGGTCCTGCCTGACCCACGTCGAGCATCGCGCTCCGCAGCCGGGACGCACCGCGGCGTGGCCGGCGTGGGCCGACGACCGGCTCGTCGAGCACCTGCGCGCCCAGGGCGTCGACCGCCCCTGGACGCACCAGGCCCGCGCGGCCGAGCTCGCCCATGGGGGACGGCACGTGGTGCTCGCGACCGCGACCGCCTCGGGCAAGTCGCTCGCCTACCTGCTGCCGGCCCTGACCGCGATCGGCGCCCGCAGCCTCGATCCCGAGGCGCGCCGCGCGACGACGCTGTACCTGTCTCCCACGAAGGCCCTCGCCGCGGACCAGCTCACGTCGATCGCGGCGCTCGCCGACGGGGCGGGCATCCACGACGCGCGGGTCGCGACCTTCGACGGCGACACCCCGGCCGAGCAGAGGCGGTGGATACGGCGCCACGGCACGTTCGTGCTCACCAACCCGGATATGCTGCACTTCGGGATCCTGCCCGGGCACGAGCAGTGGGCGAGCTTCTTCCGGGCCCTGCGGTACGTCGTGGTCGACGAGTGCCACAGCTATCGCGGGGTCTTCGGCAGCCACGTCTCCCTCGTGATGCGCCGCCTGCGGCGCATCGCCGAGCACTATCACGCCTCGCCCACCTTCGTGCTCGCCTCGGCGACGGCCGCCGACCCCGAGGTCTCCGCCTCGCGCCTCGTGGGGGCCGATGTCGAGGCGGTCACGGAGGACGGCTCCCCGCGGGCCGGCCTCACCTTCGCCCTGTGGGAGCCCGGCACCCGCGCCCGCATCGACGGCCGACCGGGAGGCTCCGCCGTGCGCGCCGAGCGGCTCGACCCGGCCGAGCGCCTCGACGCCGAGCCCGACGGGCAGACCACGGACGGCGACGGGGCGCGCGGCGAGGGGGCGCGCGACGAGCCGCTGCGCCGCTCGGCCACGAGCGAGGCGGCCGCGCTCCTCGCCGACCTCGTCGAGCGCGACGTGCAGACCCTCGTGTTCGCCCGCTCCCGGCGCGGTGCCGAGCTGGTGTCCTCGGGCGCGCGCCGCCTGCTGACCGAGAAGGCCGAGCACGGCGGGTCGCGGGCCCTGGCCGAGGGCGCGCGCCGCATCGCCGCCTACCGCGGGGGCTACCTCGCCACCGAGCGCCGCGCCCTCGAGGACGCGCTGCGGTCCGGGGAGCTGCGGGCGCTCGCGACGACCAACGCCCTCGAGCTGGGCATCGACATCGCGGGGCTCGACGCCGTGGTCATCACCGGCTGGCCCGGCACGCGCGCCTCCCTGTGGCAGCAGGCGGGCCGGGCCGGCCGTCGTCAGGGCGAGGGCGCATCGTCCGGGGCGCTCGCGATGTTCGTGGCCCGTGAGGAC from Brachybacterium huguangmaarense carries:
- a CDS encoding DEAD/DEAH box helicase; the protein is MRTSRADQLLAELSEPLTRRSCLTHVEHRAPQPGRTAAWPAWADDRLVEHLRAQGVDRPWTHQARAAELAHGGRHVVLATATASGKSLAYLLPALTAIGARSLDPEARRATTLYLSPTKALAADQLTSIAALADGAGIHDARVATFDGDTPAEQRRWIRRHGTFVLTNPDMLHFGILPGHEQWASFFRALRYVVVDECHSYRGVFGSHVSLVMRRLRRIAEHYHASPTFVLASATAADPEVSASRLVGADVEAVTEDGSPRAGLTFALWEPGTRARIDGRPGGSAVRAERLDPAERLDAEPDGQTTDGDGARGEGARDEPLRRSATSEAAALLADLVERDVQTLVFARSRRGAELVSSGARRLLTEKAEHGGSRALAEGARRIAAYRGGYLATERRALEDALRSGELRALATTNALELGIDIAGLDAVVITGWPGTRASLWQQAGRAGRRQGEGASSGALAMFVAREDPLDTYVVHHPESVFGASVEAAVFDPANPYVMTPHLCAAAAELPLRDGDQEIFGPTADELLATLVARGVLRRRVAGWYWTLPQSAHDLTDLRGSGGEPVRIVEGATGSLLGTVDAASAHTQVHDGAVYLHQGRSYVVDHLDVERAVAFVHREDPLHSTHPQTASSIRVRQVERTEPWHDGVTLCFGTVDVTDQVTGYQVRDVFTQAVLGQHPLDLPPRTLTTKAVWWEIPAAVAESAGIDDDALPGALHAAEHAAISMLPLLATCDRWDIGGVSTALHEDTARPTIFVYDGAAGGAGFAERGFEDAGAWVRATADMIAECPCEGGCPACVVSPKCGNGNEPLSKTGASALLEVLRPDDVAGPVG